One genomic segment of uncultured Umboniibacter sp. includes these proteins:
- a CDS encoding glycosyltransferase family 25 protein, whose translation MKNVESNKKKNRVATIRSLLGQIVSVSENRDLDVREEELAKLFVSTEFGELEHELTSVLVGAKRYMLTPDDCFEINNIQAKVISLPNSSRLYEFAKNWPYSFSFRVMEGVNARGEDFDYKNHRHYRGHLTDNPSPADLGHLGCTLSHYQLWEQANLKKGELLLVLEDDAHFLPYSEALLDDISKNLPDDADLVYVNGRSAEKLYCSLDRKPPYTGLPRKLFYRRTQVNKIMNRHYDSLPKQGGEVVRHWTGTDGYILTASGLAKLKAFVQSVGVPPLTQGGAGTNIDTILAALSSHISDQKKNGLGFVFGTSKSFGLLQEPSYLNSYVTSIPLVDTRDKLGLGAPSEISGTAVSAPEISRSDIDSIRDVAFGLPSEHSPAAIKLLELANKFRPTGERIVERLALLRAARGGKPQIQSAQINLEKKIIFVHIPKCGGTSIDNSGLFRHQAQGHRSLELMKSMIGPDADSFKVFTVCRNPWDRLASAFYYLSEGGCGSKLDLELRDKFVAKFDGDFGAFLNGFIENPSYFLNCMHMWPSVRLIQPSKVVNPLFVQQLETISEPEALFKFLGEKLEVGHERKRRSYSNVVHVYDKASFAAVGRIYADDVAEFGYSHYTIDDIKN comes from the coding sequence ATGAAAAACGTTGAGTCTAACAAAAAGAAGAATCGTGTAGCGACAATTAGATCGTTACTTGGGCAAATTGTATCGGTGTCAGAGAATCGTGATCTAGACGTGCGCGAAGAAGAATTGGCCAAGCTTTTCGTTTCGACAGAATTTGGCGAGCTAGAACACGAGCTGACTTCAGTATTAGTTGGTGCTAAGCGTTATATGCTGACACCTGACGACTGTTTCGAGATAAACAATATTCAAGCGAAGGTTATTTCCCTTCCAAATTCGTCTCGGCTATATGAGTTTGCGAAGAATTGGCCATACAGTTTTTCGTTTAGAGTCATGGAGGGCGTTAACGCTCGCGGAGAGGATTTCGATTATAAAAATCATCGGCATTATCGTGGCCATTTAACGGATAATCCATCCCCAGCGGATTTGGGCCATTTGGGTTGTACTTTGTCTCACTATCAACTGTGGGAGCAAGCGAACCTAAAGAAAGGGGAGTTATTACTGGTTCTTGAAGATGATGCTCACTTTCTACCTTACTCGGAAGCTTTACTTGACGATATTTCAAAGAATCTGCCGGATGACGCTGATTTGGTATATGTCAATGGAAGATCTGCGGAGAAGCTTTATTGCTCGTTGGATCGTAAGCCTCCCTACACAGGGCTGCCACGGAAACTGTTCTATCGGCGAACGCAAGTCAATAAAATCATGAATCGACACTATGACAGTCTGCCAAAGCAGGGCGGAGAAGTCGTTCGACATTGGACTGGTACCGATGGGTATATTCTAACCGCCAGCGGTTTGGCCAAGCTAAAGGCTTTCGTTCAAAGTGTTGGAGTACCTCCGTTAACTCAAGGTGGAGCTGGAACAAATATCGACACCATTTTAGCTGCGCTTTCCAGTCATATTTCAGATCAGAAGAAAAATGGGCTTGGGTTTGTTTTTGGCACATCTAAGTCTTTCGGGCTTCTCCAGGAGCCGTCTTATTTGAACTCCTATGTAACGTCAATTCCATTAGTGGATACTCGGGATAAACTTGGTTTAGGAGCCCCGTCCGAAATTTCTGGAACAGCTGTGAGTGCTCCTGAGATATCGAGGAGCGATATCGATAGTATTCGTGATGTAGCTTTCGGTCTGCCTTCAGAGCATTCTCCAGCGGCTATTAAGTTGTTGGAGTTGGCGAATAAATTCCGCCCTACCGGCGAGCGTATAGTTGAGCGCCTTGCGCTGCTTAGGGCGGCGCGAGGTGGTAAGCCGCAAATACAATCGGCGCAAATTAACCTCGAAAAGAAGATTATCTTTGTTCATATCCCCAAATGTGGCGGCACCTCAATAGATAATAGTGGTCTATTCAGACACCAGGCTCAGGGGCATCGAAGCCTTGAGCTAATGAAAAGTATGATTGGGCCTGACGCCGATAGCTTCAAAGTTTTTACGGTTTGTCGAAATCCATGGGATCGCTTAGCTTCGGCTTTTTATTACTTATCCGAAGGTGGCTGCGGCTCGAAGTTGGACCTGGAGCTGCGTGATAAGTTTGTTGCCAAATTTGATGGGGATTTTGGCGCTTTTCTGAACGGATTTATTGAAAATCCGTCATACTTCCTTAACTGCATGCATATGTGGCCATCTGTTCGCCTCATCCAGCCAAGCAAGGTTGTCAATCCGTTGTTCGTGCAACAGTTGGAGACAATTTCGGAGCCTGAGGCATTATTCAAATTTCTTGGTGAGAAACTAGAAGTAGGGCATGAACGAAAGCGTCGTAGTTACAGCAACGTGGTTCACGTTTATGACAAAGCTAGCTTTGCCGCTGTTGGGCGAATTTATGCGGATGATGTTGCGGAGTTCGGCTACTCGCATTACACGATTGACGATATCAAGAACTAG